Sequence from the Castanea sativa cultivar Marrone di Chiusa Pesio chromosome 12, ASM4071231v1 genome:
gGGGTATTTCAGACATTTCATGACCAAAACCCCATAATCCCCTTCTGTCTCTTCCTCTGTGAACTCTCCAACACACCCAAACATAAACCCTAACCATTAACCCCTCTCTCTTACTCTCTCCGACCACCGTCTCCACCGCCGTAATCTCTCTCTCCGTCGCGGCATTCGGTAcgtcttttttcctcttttctcttattttcatAAAGCCTGTGTTTGGTTCCCGAGAAAgcacacattctccactcttAACGGCCCTTAAATTCTACTTTTAATCTCAGTTCAAAAACCCCATTTCTTCAATGTGGAATTTTCAAACCCAACGCTGTCTGTCTACTCAAATATTGAATCATTtctaggaaaatttttgtttagaatGGCATGAATTGTTATCATTGTAGATTAGATTGGATTATAATTCAAAGCATTTCAAAGGAAAACTTACATTTCATGCTATATTTTATCTCTGTTTCAATGGGTGATCAAAAAGTCTTTGTCTTTATTATTGATTGTGTTGTAATGTGAAGGAGGAGATTCAGTTAAAGAGGGTGGTTTTAGATGGCTTTTATGCAATATGGCAGAAATGCCCTTCGAAAGGTTATTACGGACACTAGTGGCCGGAGCAATGATCGTGTGGTGAATCCGGTGCTATATTCTGGTCAAGGACTTAGATTTAGGAAGTTGGAAGTTGTTTTAACCACGGTGAGTAGAGGGGTTTTTAAGAATTTGCTTGTATGTTGAttggacttttcttttttggggtgtTAAGTATTGATTAGTGTTGATGAATTCAGAGCATAGAGAAGCTTGGTAAAGCTGGTGAGACAGTGAAGGTTGCTCCTGGACATTTCCGCAACCACCTTATGCCCAAGTTGCTAGCGGTTCCAAATATTGAGAAGTATGCTTATCTTGTCAGGGAACAGCGCAAGGTTCTTTTCTGTTGCACAGATAGGCCTTATTACATTACTTGATTTCAATGTAACTATGCTTTACACCCCTATGCATTGAACAtgtttatgtgtgtgtaaaTTAATGCATTGGAGTTTTTTAGCAAACATGTGTGGACACGCACACGCGTATGCAAATATGCTTATGCCTTTGCAAAGTTATGAATCTGTGGTTAGGATGGAATGTTCTTGCGTTTATGCAGTCAGCTGGTAGTTACATTCTGCTAGCATAACTCATTACATATCTTATTAGTTACAGTAGATATGCTCTTGGATATTTAAGGGTATGTCTTTTCTGATGCATTTGACAAtacatgctctctctctctctttctcttccttcaCAAGCTCTCCTCTCCTTGCACTGTATGTATTTCGTGATTTTAGTGAAGCATGAGCTGATTGTTTATCTAGAAATGAAAAACCTTTTACCCATGTTATTTGCCCAAATCCTTTCTTTTGTCATGTAATAAATTGTTGATGATATGCCTCTCATCTTGCCTTAGATCTACCAacatgaggaagaagaagaggaggttAAAGTAGTTAAAGAGTCTAAGGAAGATAAGCTGAAAGAATTTGAGAAGGCAGCAAGACGTCTTGATAATTCTAAGCTGGTTTGCACCTAATTTTGATGCTTATGGTTTCCAATCAGAACAGTTTATGGCATTTCATTTGATTCTGAATATGTATATCCCTTTTCTTCTTTCAGGGTTAGAGTTTGATCTATCTATGATTCTTTAATTTGTGTAAAAGtgaaaattatgatatttgttAACAAATGCTGATATTTGAGCAATACCCCAGTGGTTCTAGCACCTCTTGTGGTGATTGGGCTCTGGGGTTCAAATGCACCAGCCTGCCTCCCCCTaattacctatccaaaaaaactTGATCAAATTGATTTCTCACAACTGTGTTAATGAAGTAAAAATATGTTGCTTAACAATTAAGAAGTTATCTCaaacacttaacaaaaaaaaattgagaagttTTATGTATGTTTTTGGAGTTATCATTTAAGGGATAAACTATAATAGTTTTTGGCTGCCCTTCAACACTAATAGTGCTCACCTATTTTCTCTTATGATTGTAGGTTTTGACAACAATCCAAACCATTCAATACATAAAGTTGTCTTATATGAAAGATTACAAAGTGAAAATTGTGAATTGGATATTTCTTGTCATAAAAATTTCAATGTTGATCTTTTACTTGCTATACCATTTACTATACAAATATGAGTAAAGATATAAGTAAATTTACCATTTCAGtttaagaaaaatttcaaagttGTATACCTTTATAGTTGATAGACTTATTTGAATGGTTTGAAGTTATTAATAATCTAACTATTGTAGGAGAAACTGGGTATGGTCCCATTAAAGTTGATGGGACACTGCACTATAACAGTTTATTCCATCATTTAAATAGTAGAGGTATCTAATACTATAATTAAATGTTGATTGCATTAAATTTAGATCTGGGGTATCTGACATGTTTAAGAATTTGCAGGTATTGCGGAGGTTCATCAATGTCGAAAAATTCCGTTTACGTGCCTCAAAAGAAGAGCCTATTGAGTTGCGTTCACCTATTACAAAGGAGGATATCATAGCTGAGGTTTGGTTTTTGTTTCATATGTTTGATAAATTATTTAAGTGAACTAAGTCTTAATCCTAATTAATTATGGACTCAGCTCTGTGGATCCTTGCTAACTAATTGAAATTGGCCACGTATATTTTTTTCGCCACGCTTCACTATCCAAACTTTTATTGTCTTCCTGTTTAACACATCACTGCTTCTGCCCTGTTATTTGAGGGTTTCACTatcattttcactttttaaatttgaattaaacCACTCTTTCTCTCGAATGCATCGTAAAAGGAACTTTTCTTAGCTCTTTTACTTGATAAGAGCTAACCACTTTGAGTGGATGACTTCATCAATCTTAACATTCAAATTTTGACTACGTGTATCTAATGAACATGTTGCACTTTAGCATCCAAGAATTCATACCATAAAATATAGCTGGTCTTATTGATAATGTTTAATAAATTGTTcccatgaaaaaagaaaaggcagcTTTGTGGTTATAAACCTTGGATTCCTCTTAACTTTCGAGTACTAATTTTCCTTAGATGGACCTGCAATTACTTTAATGCACCCTGAAAGTTCTTGAATTCTAGGACTGAAATCAATCTAGTGACTATTGATCTGTAAACTTTTCAATGTGATTCACTTTGTGATTCCTCTTTAGAcatcattttattcttttgagTTTGTTGGATGTATGTTTTAGACTTCCTTTTCTTGCTTTGTGTATACAGCTGGGAAAGAATTTGCACCTAGTCCTTTGACTGGAAAGGTGGCTTACATTTAACTTAACCAAATAATTTCAATGGTTAACTGATCAAGGATCCACCCTGCTAATTATAAAGGACATAGAAAATCTGGATGGTCTGATTTGAGTATTTTTTGGAAGTTAATATTTGAACCCTGTATGATTTGAgaactttacttttttttacaatagAAAACCTTTTTGTTGTCTTAACTCTAAACCAGCAGGCAAAAGGTAGATACTTAATGTGATTTAATCATGCTAGTATTTAGGCCTAGACAATACAGACCAACGTGTGGTCCTTTAATTGCTGGATGTGCTATGGTTATTGAGTTGTGCAAGCTACTAGTTGACAGATTAAAGGTGTTTGTGGAGGCTTGAGTACTTAGATTCAAATAGCGTCTTCTAAAGACAGTGTAAGTCTTGTATTGTCTGCTTTGTTTTATATTTGTCCTACTGATATGTTCTCTTCGCCATTTCAGGTAGAAAGGCAGCTTAGTGTGCGCATCACACCTGATAACGTGCATCTACCTTCTCCTTTGACAACTTTTGGTGAGTATGAGGTGCCACTACGCTTCCCAAAATCTATCCCTTTGCCGGAGGGGAAGGTTCAGTGGACTCTTGCAGTTAAAATCCGGGGTAAATAAAGATGGTCTTGTTAGCTTAATGAGCACTCTGGTCCCAGGTTATTCTGGGATGTCGGTTTTGTCTTTTGTAATTTGGTAACTAGTTGCTGTAGTGATAAAGCTTCGTGTTTTAGCTTTTAAGTAAAAGATGTTCTGAAAGTTGCCcgtttgattttgtattttttaccTATAAATTTGTCTGATAAAGTGACAAAGATTGTCCATTTTCTCTGTTGACATTTGGTGTCAAAAGACTAAATTTGGTTCTTTGGTTCCCCCCTCTTTTGGTTCAGAAAAATGCacatttgtttatatatatgaataaaacAATCTTATTCAACAAGATGGAAAGAATACAAAAGCGTTATAAGCAttacaatttgaaatttagaccatcttcaaattctaaaacaGAAAATGGAACATGTCCAAACACAATCATTCAATCAAACAATGATCATAACAAGGATTGATTGATGTTATAGATTGACTGTTCAATCCCATCCTAAGTTCTGTTTCCACAACAAACGCTGACATCACCGTTAtggtatttatttaaattattgatgtggCAAAATTCGAATTCTTAGTTAAAATTGTAGAAATTCTATGGTGGAGTTACCTAAGAAGGGTGATCAATTATATGAGCCAA
This genomic interval carries:
- the LOC142618428 gene encoding uncharacterized protein LOC142618428: MAFMQYGRNALRKVITDTSGRSNDRVVNPVLYSGQGLRFRKLEVVLTTSIEKLGKAGETVKVAPGHFRNHLMPKLLAVPNIEKYAYLVREQRKIYQHEEEEEEVKVVKESKEDKLKEFEKAARRLDNSKLVLRRFINVEKFRLRASKEEPIELRSPITKEDIIAEVERQLSVRITPDNVHLPSPLTTFGEYEVPLRFPKSIPLPEGKVQWTLAVKIRGK